One window of Lytechinus variegatus isolate NC3 chromosome 2, Lvar_3.0, whole genome shotgun sequence genomic DNA carries:
- the LOC121409509 gene encoding uncharacterized protein LOC121409509, translating to MGCTVTMDRKPASQAEIRSFRRQISLSDLERFMRTKIDRGLISDSHDSDLPTRREIETASNHVQVYGRICTTRGADVPPVNLSDVPGRKTVFLFGPDTVHGALIEHIHDPYAMLLKLGFLPEYIHMKLFKQKACYWLVLLTPTQESFQSSCTSSSHGNLTSVPTVPATWEGLLSFIHACYPEALPAVQAHWDIITTKPVEYFEEKSDVRFIDAIADHQAPTFMSYQKFRELPQPQKDWETRLFLYCEIRILELFSGDGHTWTEAGVKGEKEYLAPNYHFETDLGPENYIVIPLKVDIPQDIKDKYDDS from the exons ATGGGGTGCACGGTAACTATGGACAGAAAGCCAGCATCTCAAGCAGAAATACGTTCTTTTAGACGCCAGATTTCTCTTAGTGATCTAGAAAGGTTCATGAGAACTAAAATTGACAGGGGTTTGATCTCGGATTCTCATGATTCTGATCTACCGACGAGAAGAGAAATTGAAACTGCCAGCAATCATGTACAAGTGTACGGGCGGATTTGCACAACAAGAGGCGCCGACGTTCCCCCGGTGAATCTCTCCGATGTTCCTGGTCGCAAAACAGTATTCTTATTTGGCCCTGATACAGTTCATGGTGCTTTGATTGAACATATTCATGACCCCTACGCAATGCTTCTTAAGCTGGGATTTCTTCCGGAGTACATACATATGAAG ctATTTAAACAAAAGGCATGCTACTGGCTAGTCTTACTAACCCCAACCCAAGAATCTTTCCAGTCCTCATGTACCTCATCCAGTCATGGGAATCTGACATCAGTTCCAACCGTTCCTGCAACATGGGAAGGTCTTCTATCATTCATTCATGCTTGCTACCCTGAGGCATTGCCTGCCGTCCAAGCCCACTGggacatcatcaccaccaaacCAGTTGAGTATTTTGAAGAGAAGTCCGACGTCCGTTTCATCGACGCCATCGCCGATCACCAGGCACCGACCTTCATGAGCTATCAGAAGTTCAGGGAGCTTCCTCAGCCTCAGAAGGACTGGGAGACAAGACTGTTCCTCTACTGTGAGATACGGATCTTAGAACTCTTCTCGGGTGATGGACATACATGGACTGAAGCAGGGGTGAAGGGGGAGAAAGAATACCTGGCCCCAAATTACCATTTTGAGACCGATCTTGGACCAGAGAACTACATAGTTATTCCACTCAAGGTTGATATTCCGCAGGAT